In the genome of Salvelinus sp. IW2-2015 linkage group LG25, ASM291031v2, whole genome shotgun sequence, one region contains:
- the LOC111951609 gene encoding uncharacterized protein isoform X1: MQEMPEPQPSKCEGERNQECILQQRIETVSIGNRTMKMETDVFNPSHTAELQFLRSRVRELEKEKAEMAAENQWLQNMLVKEIPDLLSTMWQNLGQANHPPHPAVSPQAVSTAIVRGESYTYTHHSVSGHSGQGFSPPLHHQPMSNRSAMTQDDVNGSMSNFGPEMAISEHSVDGDLELSDITEDDDPHSSLFGSAADLPGMRTCSETHCVSGTGHVNQVEVYPSSGVFCEMRSWHAANQTQSPTAMARTLLLGVFDMDTLLNSNLRGGRSRRPTFPNHHTALDPHKLNAIYNATLARFPLARKGQIGTGINSKLSEIRFRSRRANRDPSYL, translated from the exons ACCATGAAGATGGAGACAGATGTATTTAACCCTTCCCACACTGCAGAGCTCCAATTCCTCAGGTCACGGGTTCGGGAACTGGAGAAAGAGAAGGCCGAAATGGCGGCTGAAAACCAATGGCTGCAAAACATGCTAGTAAAGG AAATCCCTGACCTGCTGTCTACCATGTGGCAGAACTTGGGCCAAGCCAACCACCCCCCCCACCCAGCAGTGTCCCCACAGGCTGTCTCCACAGCAATAGTGAGGGGCGAgagctacacatacacacaccactctgTGTCAGGACACTCTGGCCAAGGGTTCAGTCCCCCACTTCATCATCAGCCCATGTCCAACCGCTCAGCTATGACTCAGGACGACGTGAATGGAAGCATGTCAAACTTTGGACCCGAGATGGCCATCAGTGAGCACAGTGTGGACGGAGACTTAGAGCTGAGTGACATCACAGAGGACGACGACCCTCACAGCTCTCTGTTTGGCTCAGCAGCCGACCTACCCGGGATGAGGACATGCTCAGAGACACACTGTGTTAGTGGGACTGGCCAT GTAAACCAGGTGGAGGTATACCCAAGTTCCGGCGTCTTCTGTGAAATGCGGTCTTGGCATGCAGCCAATCAGACGCAGTCTCCCACGGCGATGGCGCGCACTCTGTTGCTGGGCGTGTTCGACATGGACACCCTGCTGAACAGCAACCTGCGAGGGGGGCGGAGCCGCAGACCAACCTTCCCCAACCACCACACCGCCCTGGATCCACACAAGCTCAACGCCATCTACA atGCCACTCTAGCCCGCTTCCCATTGGCCAGGAAGGGACAAATTGGCACCGGCATCAACTCCAAGCTGTCTGAGATCCGGTTCCGATCCAGGAGAGCCAACCGGGACCCCAGTTATCTATGA
- the LOC111951609 gene encoding uncharacterized protein isoform X2 has product MQEMPEPQPSKCEGERNQECILQQRIETTMKMETDVFNPSHTAELQFLRSRVRELEKEKAEMAAENQWLQNMLVKEIPDLLSTMWQNLGQANHPPHPAVSPQAVSTAIVRGESYTYTHHSVSGHSGQGFSPPLHHQPMSNRSAMTQDDVNGSMSNFGPEMAISEHSVDGDLELSDITEDDDPHSSLFGSAADLPGMRTCSETHCVSGTGHVNQVEVYPSSGVFCEMRSWHAANQTQSPTAMARTLLLGVFDMDTLLNSNLRGGRSRRPTFPNHHTALDPHKLNAIYNATLARFPLARKGQIGTGINSKLSEIRFRSRRANRDPSYL; this is encoded by the exons ACCATGAAGATGGAGACAGATGTATTTAACCCTTCCCACACTGCAGAGCTCCAATTCCTCAGGTCACGGGTTCGGGAACTGGAGAAAGAGAAGGCCGAAATGGCGGCTGAAAACCAATGGCTGCAAAACATGCTAGTAAAGG AAATCCCTGACCTGCTGTCTACCATGTGGCAGAACTTGGGCCAAGCCAACCACCCCCCCCACCCAGCAGTGTCCCCACAGGCTGTCTCCACAGCAATAGTGAGGGGCGAgagctacacatacacacaccactctgTGTCAGGACACTCTGGCCAAGGGTTCAGTCCCCCACTTCATCATCAGCCCATGTCCAACCGCTCAGCTATGACTCAGGACGACGTGAATGGAAGCATGTCAAACTTTGGACCCGAGATGGCCATCAGTGAGCACAGTGTGGACGGAGACTTAGAGCTGAGTGACATCACAGAGGACGACGACCCTCACAGCTCTCTGTTTGGCTCAGCAGCCGACCTACCCGGGATGAGGACATGCTCAGAGACACACTGTGTTAGTGGGACTGGCCAT GTAAACCAGGTGGAGGTATACCCAAGTTCCGGCGTCTTCTGTGAAATGCGGTCTTGGCATGCAGCCAATCAGACGCAGTCTCCCACGGCGATGGCGCGCACTCTGTTGCTGGGCGTGTTCGACATGGACACCCTGCTGAACAGCAACCTGCGAGGGGGGCGGAGCCGCAGACCAACCTTCCCCAACCACCACACCGCCCTGGATCCACACAAGCTCAACGCCATCTACA atGCCACTCTAGCCCGCTTCCCATTGGCCAGGAAGGGACAAATTGGCACCGGCATCAACTCCAAGCTGTCTGAGATCCGGTTCCGATCCAGGAGAGCCAACCGGGACCCCAGTTATCTATGA